The following proteins come from a genomic window of Streptococcus oralis:
- a CDS encoding YfbM family protein, with product MGMIANYRYINDQYLHQLKAFNGEGDDQFEVVEEEEELLLDIDKMWDVLHFVLTGVGSSNPSRNNTLSVAVLGVTPLENVAEYIAYTEKSKVSEICSALENFDMEEAMAHFSMQSCKKADLYPDIWDYDDEEEEIKEEICDYFQAMKEFYQKILELNGNVMVTIS from the coding sequence ATGGGAATGATTGCTAATTATAGATATATCAATGATCAGTACTTACATCAACTGAAGGCCTTTAATGGTGAAGGAGATGATCAATTTGAGGTAGTAGAAGAGGAAGAAGAACTTTTACTTGATATAGATAAAATGTGGGATGTTCTTCATTTTGTGCTTACAGGGGTTGGAAGTTCAAACCCTAGTCGGAATAATACTTTGAGCGTGGCTGTTTTGGGTGTGACGCCACTTGAAAATGTTGCGGAATATATTGCCTATACAGAAAAATCAAAAGTATCAGAGATTTGTTCGGCTTTAGAAAACTTTGATATGGAAGAAGCCATGGCGCATTTTAGTATGCAATCTTGTAAAAAGGCAGATCTTTATCCCGATATTTGGGATTATGATGACGAAGAGGAAGAGATTAAAGAAGAAATTTGCGATTATTTCCAAGCGATGAAAGAGTTTTACCAGAAGATTTTAGAGCTCAATGGGAATGTCATGGTTACTATTTCTTAG
- a CDS encoding HEAT repeat domain-containing protein — translation MDKEDLQKAYLDLEKESFPSGKRIKFVANLGSSQEIAYHYELICKDWNEGRNLHLEGSFDKHGRDGLEFLFEQLDEVKDEKQSVLTAYLIAEILSKSKHRDFYWSLCDQLIPILISLLDIKNTILRQKVVIALGWVGSAKEIELLTRQMLDDEDALCRAWSATSLMQLSFHRVKAEIISKKAKASFIQAITEEKDPYACGLMIEAAQLLFGKRWISSSAVENVELEKIAKAQKSAIRFLKKF, via the coding sequence ATGGATAAAGAAGATTTACAAAAAGCATATCTTGACTTGGAAAAAGAAAGCTTTCCTTCTGGTAAAAGAATCAAATTTGTAGCTAATTTGGGTAGTTCCCAAGAAATCGCATATCATTATGAACTGATTTGCAAAGATTGGAATGAAGGTAGAAACCTGCATTTAGAAGGTAGCTTCGATAAACATGGAAGAGATGGATTAGAGTTTCTATTTGAACAGTTGGATGAAGTTAAAGATGAAAAACAAAGTGTATTGACTGCGTATCTTATAGCGGAAATCCTTTCTAAATCAAAGCATCGAGATTTTTATTGGTCGCTTTGTGACCAACTGATTCCTATTCTCATTTCACTTTTAGATATAAAGAATACTATTCTTCGTCAAAAGGTGGTCATAGCTTTAGGTTGGGTAGGATCAGCAAAAGAAATTGAACTTTTGACGAGACAAATGCTTGATGATGAAGACGCCCTTTGTCGTGCATGGTCTGCGACGAGTCTCATGCAACTATCCTTTCATAGGGTAAAAGCAGAAATTATATCCAAAAAAGCAAAGGCCAGTTTTATTCAAGCCATTACTGAAGAAAAAGATCCTTATGCTTGTGGTTTGATGATAGAAGCAGCTCAACTATTATTTGGCAAGAGATGGATATCATCTTCTGCGGTGGAAAATGTGGAGCTTGAAAAAATAGCAAAGGCTCAAAAATCTGCTATTAGATTCCTAAAGAAGTTTTAA